In the Flavisolibacter tropicus genome, one interval contains:
- a CDS encoding sensor histidine kinase yields the protein MKFKFICFWICLNFFSSSTFCQDTAWQSIQAANDDSAKVIRLADYAYSLSLKDEERALKIYDDLMRLSKKLNYPYWIGMTWFNIACIDANRANDKKAIDHFQLALHYLNQTNRIDQIASCYLNIGSMAERLGNVDLKLSSLNQAIHLLEGSKYRKLLNHAYNNMGAMLFNQNQYTKGFSYFEKAMSAAKEIKDTNALVTAFFGMSNCSGSAKKYVEAERYSKESLRIATLSGNNHHLCVANTSFSELYLKWKKAPPAIQYSKEIIRYAKADNDVQYELIGLMNLGQAYSLANETSKAIYYLNSALELGKEKEVVIQLDDVYKSLSDAYAQQGDYEKSLASYKKYILYRDSSINERNNKNISELEIKYQTSQKEKALSQQQLQISKKEVQLQQSKQVTTYSIAATLIAMLGVSLVYLHYRNNRRLHKQQLQSIQQEKELQLLQAAMEGEEKERSRIAKDLHDGVAGMLAAAKMQLSSLSLKNSTLAETKEFSQAVKLLDDSCHEVRITSHNLMPEILMQYGLDEAIRRFCNNISNDHVLQVQYASYGEIGRFVISFELTVYRIVQELLNNIVKHSKATTASVQLSLQNDFLSITIEDNGVGFDKNGTHQNGTGLNSLKRRLQVMNGTLEIDAQQEQGVTAFIGIEINNYKL from the coding sequence ATGAAGTTTAAGTTTATCTGTTTTTGGATCTGTTTAAACTTTTTTAGCAGCTCGACTTTTTGCCAGGATACTGCCTGGCAAAGTATTCAAGCGGCAAATGATGATTCCGCCAAAGTAATTCGGTTGGCTGACTATGCTTATTCCTTATCATTAAAAGATGAAGAAAGAGCTTTAAAAATCTATGATGATTTAATGCGATTGAGTAAGAAGTTGAATTATCCTTACTGGATCGGCATGACTTGGTTCAATATTGCTTGTATAGATGCCAATCGGGCAAATGATAAAAAAGCAATCGATCATTTTCAGCTGGCACTTCATTACTTGAACCAAACCAATAGGATAGATCAAATTGCTTCCTGCTATCTGAATATTGGATCAATGGCGGAAAGGTTAGGTAATGTTGATTTAAAACTAAGCAGTCTGAATCAAGCTATACACCTGCTAGAGGGATCTAAGTATAGGAAATTACTGAACCATGCCTATAATAACATGGGTGCAATGTTGTTTAATCAAAATCAGTATACTAAAGGGTTCTCTTATTTCGAGAAGGCAATGTCGGCTGCTAAGGAAATTAAAGACACAAATGCTTTAGTTACAGCTTTTTTTGGAATGAGTAATTGTTCCGGTAGTGCCAAAAAATATGTAGAAGCAGAGAGATACAGTAAGGAATCGCTCCGGATAGCAACATTGTCTGGAAATAACCATCACTTGTGTGTGGCCAATACCAGCTTTTCAGAATTGTATTTGAAATGGAAGAAAGCCCCGCCTGCTATACAGTATTCAAAAGAGATTATACGATATGCAAAGGCTGATAATGATGTACAATATGAATTAATTGGACTAATGAATTTGGGGCAGGCTTATAGTCTGGCTAATGAAACATCAAAGGCGATCTATTATCTAAACAGTGCGTTGGAGTTAGGTAAAGAAAAGGAAGTTGTTATTCAGCTAGATGATGTTTATAAGTCGTTATCTGATGCATATGCTCAACAAGGTGATTATGAAAAGTCCCTAGCCAGTTATAAAAAGTATATACTGTATAGGGATAGTTCAATTAACGAAAGAAATAACAAAAACATTTCTGAACTTGAAATCAAATACCAGACTTCACAAAAAGAGAAAGCCCTTTCCCAGCAACAATTACAAATAAGTAAGAAAGAAGTGCAATTACAGCAATCCAAGCAGGTTACAACCTATAGTATTGCGGCAACACTGATAGCTATGTTAGGCGTTTCTTTGGTGTATTTGCATTACAGAAACAATCGGCGTTTACATAAACAACAACTCCAATCTATTCAACAGGAAAAAGAACTGCAACTTTTGCAAGCCGCTATGGAAGGTGAGGAGAAAGAACGTAGTCGCATAGCTAAAGATCTGCACGACGGAGTAGCAGGTATGCTGGCAGCGGCTAAGATGCAATTAAGTAGCTTGTCTTTAAAGAACAGTACATTGGCAGAAACAAAGGAGTTTTCTCAAGCTGTAAAGCTATTAGATGATTCTTGCCACGAAGTACGTATCACTTCACACAACCTGATGCCGGAAATATTAATGCAATACGGTTTGGATGAAGCCATACGCCGTTTTTGTAACAATATCTCAAATGACCATGTATTGCAAGTGCAATATGCTAGCTATGGCGAGATAGGCCGGTTTGTTATCAGCTTTGAGCTAACAGTGTATCGTATCGTTCAGGAGTTACTGAATAATATTGTTAAGCATTCTAAAGCTACAACAGCATCTGTACAACTAAGTTTGCAGAATGATTTTTTATCAATAACCATAGAAGATAATGGAGTAGGCTTTGATAAAAATGGTACACATCAAAATGGAACAGGCTTGAATAGTCTGAAGCGCCGCTTGCAGGTTATGAATGGCACACTGGAAATTGATGCTCAACAAGAACAAGGTGTTACTGCATTTATTGGAATAGAAATCAATAATTATAAATTATAA
- a CDS encoding gliding motility-associated C-terminal domain-containing protein, whose translation MTRLPFLFFIFFLICFSSSAQNCTTIGQNPSTAFPVCGTTTFVQNTVPLCTNANVPVKPGECDFLPAKNPFWYKFTCYQDGDLGFLIVPSNPGDDYDWQLFDITNRDPNDVFRDASLLVIANWAGTPGNTGASDAGVSYIQCGSDPAANKPTFTKKPQLKKDHVYLLLISHFDNTQSGYSLSFGGGTAVITDPNIPKLKALDANCDGDVIRVKLNKPIRCNSIAADGSDFILNIPGITVTKATGIGCSQQFDTDSIQLQLSAPLAPGVYTVSAKKGTDNNTLLDNCGNPVPEGDVQPVTIIPKTPTPMDQLGALACAPKQIKVSFKREMLCSSIASNGSDFFITGPYPVTVTGATGGTCTNGLTKEIVVTLATPLQAAGNFQLNLRKGSDGNSVINECLVETLPGSLPFSVTDTVNADFTYIINYGCTEDKVSYSHHGKDGVNYWEWKLDEGQESNSQNTQANYTIFNEKQVQLVVSNGVCNDTTTQKIQLLNALKADFTVIDENCPNEPIQFTSQSIGHQLTYNWNFDDGNQATTENPKHTYAIPGRETVYNVNYTITDLWGCQQSVQKPIKIYTSCYIAVPNAFTPNGDGKNETIGPLNAIKAEQVEFAVYNRWGQLVYKTQNWKNGWDGKLNGKLQPASVYIWTLSYVNRDTKQKVQNKGTFVLIR comes from the coding sequence ATGACCAGACTGCCCTTTTTATTTTTTATATTCTTTCTGATCTGTTTTTCATCTTCAGCTCAGAACTGTACTACTATTGGACAAAATCCATCTACAGCTTTTCCTGTTTGTGGAACTACCACTTTTGTACAAAACACTGTTCCGCTTTGTACAAATGCGAATGTGCCGGTGAAGCCAGGCGAGTGTGATTTTCTTCCCGCTAAAAACCCTTTCTGGTACAAGTTTACCTGTTACCAGGATGGCGACTTAGGCTTTTTGATTGTTCCAAGTAATCCGGGCGACGACTACGATTGGCAGCTATTTGACATTACCAACCGTGACCCTAATGATGTTTTTAGAGATGCCTCGCTGTTGGTAATAGCCAACTGGGCTGGCACACCAGGTAATACGGGTGCATCAGATGCAGGTGTTAGTTATATCCAATGTGGTTCTGATCCAGCAGCAAACAAGCCTACTTTCACAAAAAAGCCACAGCTAAAAAAAGATCACGTTTACCTGTTATTGATTAGCCATTTCGATAATACCCAAAGCGGCTATAGCCTTTCTTTTGGAGGCGGTACAGCAGTTATTACCGACCCTAATATCCCAAAACTGAAAGCTCTTGACGCCAACTGCGACGGAGATGTAATCCGGGTAAAACTGAACAAACCCATCCGTTGTAATAGTATTGCAGCAGACGGCTCCGACTTTATATTAAACATTCCAGGTATTACTGTCACCAAGGCTACTGGCATTGGTTGCAGCCAGCAGTTTGATACTGATTCCATTCAATTGCAATTATCAGCTCCTCTAGCTCCTGGAGTGTATACCGTAAGCGCTAAAAAAGGTACAGACAATAATACCTTGTTAGACAACTGTGGCAATCCCGTACCAGAAGGAGACGTTCAACCTGTAACCATTATTCCAAAAACGCCAACGCCAATGGACCAGCTTGGGGCATTGGCCTGTGCGCCCAAACAAATAAAAGTCTCCTTTAAAAGAGAAATGTTATGCTCCAGCATAGCGTCAAATGGAAGCGACTTTTTTATAACCGGCCCTTATCCAGTCACGGTAACTGGCGCTACTGGCGGAACCTGTACGAATGGTTTAACCAAAGAGATCGTTGTTACACTTGCTACCCCACTGCAAGCAGCTGGCAACTTCCAGCTCAATTTGCGTAAAGGTTCTGATGGCAACTCCGTTATCAATGAATGTTTGGTGGAAACGCTACCAGGCTCTTTACCCTTTTCTGTAACGGATACTGTCAATGCTGATTTCACCTACATCATTAATTATGGATGTACGGAAGACAAGGTATCTTACTCTCACCATGGAAAAGACGGTGTGAATTATTGGGAATGGAAATTGGACGAAGGCCAGGAAAGCAATAGCCAAAACACGCAGGCTAACTATACCATCTTTAACGAAAAGCAGGTACAATTAGTTGTTAGTAACGGAGTTTGTAATGACACAACCACACAAAAGATCCAGCTGTTAAATGCACTAAAAGCCGACTTCACTGTGATCGATGAGAATTGTCCTAACGAACCCATTCAGTTCACCAGTCAATCTATTGGCCATCAGCTTACCTATAACTGGAACTTTGACGATGGTAATCAGGCAACTACCGAAAACCCCAAACATACCTATGCTATACCGGGTCGGGAAACTGTTTACAATGTGAATTACACCATCACCGATCTTTGGGGTTGTCAACAGTCAGTCCAAAAGCCCATAAAGATTTATACAAGCTGCTATATAGCTGTACCAAATGCCTTTACACCTAATGGTGATGGAAAAAATGAAACGATCGGCCCATTAAATGCAATAAAGGCTGAACAGGTAGAATTTGCTGTTTACAACCGTTGGGGCCAGTTGGTTTACAAAACACAAAATTGGAAAAACGGGTGGGACGGAAAACTGAATGGGAAGCTACAACCGGCATCGGTTTATATATGGACACTTAGCTATGTCAACCGCGATACCAAACAAAAGGTACAGAATAAAGGAACCTTTGTTCTTATACGGTAA
- a CDS encoding tetratricopeptide repeat-containing sensor histidine kinase, with the protein MRQSVGFLFMLLLSIQALSQNTELEKILAKPDDTLKVRELLNLGRKIRSNSYEDAGKVFQRALDLSKKIDYEWGKGASFLNLGGVMTYLGDIDNGISYVQRAYDIYTRLNNSKGVATCHSSLGGMYATKGKFDSAIIHLMSALQLMGDIKPGHEHKQLYHNIGTLYNSLKDYSNAITYHEKALAVSTSLQDTTYIVISLGSLQMAYRNMGNNEKSYDYALRALQLAKQKNDSKSLYNAYQSYAEMCIKLDKHDEAINAGKKALHYALSLKDVVYQILVSTTLAEAYEKLGQLEKAADILEHAKAIGEKAGLKSHLRNVYAGLANINNKLGNYKTALDEYEKFNATKDSLGNEKNKKTIAELEIKYQTAQKERILSLQHLQISQKEVQLQRSRQVTIYSIAATLVAMLGAALVYLHYRNKQRLHQQQLQAIQREKELQLLQAVIEGEEKERGRIAKDLHDEVAGMLAAAKMHFSSLSIQNAHLSEAKEYNQGIELLNEVTIQVRKTSHNLMPEVLIKYGLETALAKYCANISNDQVLVVRYNCCGEVKRYDSSFELALYRIVQELLNNVIKHSRAKEAYVQLSAFDDRLCIMIEDNGVGLKGNVKNEGMGLQSLETRVKAMNGRFEIQTASSTGLSAFLEFNIEGLEK; encoded by the coding sequence ATGAGACAATCAGTAGGTTTTCTATTCATGCTTCTTCTCTCGATTCAGGCATTATCACAGAATACCGAATTAGAAAAGATACTGGCTAAGCCAGATGATACTTTAAAAGTAAGGGAGTTGCTAAACCTTGGCCGGAAGATAAGAAGTAACAGTTATGAGGACGCCGGAAAAGTATTTCAGAGAGCATTAGATCTTAGTAAGAAGATAGATTATGAGTGGGGTAAGGGTGCGTCCTTTTTAAATTTAGGCGGTGTAATGACATACCTTGGCGATATTGATAACGGCATTAGTTATGTGCAAAGGGCATATGATATCTATACCAGACTAAATAATAGTAAGGGTGTTGCAACTTGCCATAGTAGCTTGGGTGGAATGTATGCTACTAAGGGGAAGTTTGATAGTGCGATAATACATTTAATGTCGGCCTTGCAATTAATGGGCGACATTAAGCCGGGGCATGAGCATAAACAGTTATATCATAATATCGGTACACTTTATAATAGTTTAAAGGATTATTCTAATGCAATTACTTATCATGAAAAAGCCTTAGCTGTCTCTACCAGCCTTCAGGATACAACTTATATAGTGATCAGTCTGGGTAGTTTGCAAATGGCATATCGTAATATGGGTAATAATGAAAAATCGTATGATTACGCATTGCGGGCATTGCAATTAGCTAAGCAAAAGAATGATAGTAAGTCGCTTTATAATGCTTATCAGTCTTATGCAGAAATGTGTATTAAGCTGGATAAACATGACGAGGCCATTAATGCAGGCAAAAAGGCTTTGCATTATGCCTTATCCTTAAAAGACGTGGTATATCAAATTTTAGTATCAACAACGCTTGCTGAAGCTTATGAAAAGTTGGGGCAGCTTGAGAAGGCTGCAGATATATTGGAACATGCAAAAGCGATAGGTGAAAAGGCAGGATTAAAGTCGCATTTACGTAATGTTTATGCCGGATTAGCCAATATAAACAATAAGCTGGGTAATTATAAGACAGCGCTTGATGAATATGAGAAGTTTAATGCAACAAAGGATTCATTAGGCAATGAGAAAAATAAAAAGACAATTGCTGAGTTGGAAATTAAATACCAAACAGCACAAAAAGAAAGGATTCTTTCTCTGCAGCATCTTCAGATTAGTCAAAAGGAAGTACAATTACAACGGTCAAGGCAGGTTACTATCTACAGCATTGCAGCTACGCTGGTTGCTATGTTAGGTGCTGCCTTGGTGTATTTGCATTACAGAAACAAGCAACGTTTACATCAGCAGCAACTGCAGGCGATTCAGCGAGAAAAAGAGCTGCAGTTATTGCAGGCAGTTATAGAGGGGGAGGAGAAAGAACGTGGTCGTATTGCCAAAGACCTTCACGACGAGGTGGCCGGAATGTTGGCGGCGGCTAAAATGCACTTCAGCAGTTTAAGCATTCAGAACGCGCACTTGTCGGAAGCCAAAGAATACAACCAGGGTATAGAGCTGCTAAATGAAGTTACGATCCAAGTGCGTAAAACTTCACACAACCTAATGCCTGAAGTGCTGATTAAGTATGGCTTAGAAACTGCTTTGGCCAAGTATTGTGCTAATATCAGCAACGACCAAGTTCTGGTAGTGAGGTATAATTGCTGTGGCGAGGTAAAGCGATATGATTCAAGCTTTGAGTTGGCTCTATACCGTATAGTACAAGAGTTGTTAAATAATGTTATTAAACATTCCCGGGCAAAAGAAGCGTATGTCCAATTGAGCGCTTTTGACGACAGGCTTTGTATTATGATAGAAGACAATGGTGTTGGATTAAAAGGAAATGTAAAGAATGAAGGAATGGGATTGCAGAGTCTAGAAACCCGTGTTAAGGCTATGAATGGACGTTTTGAAATTCAAACGGCTAGTAGTACAGGGCTAAGCGCTTTTCTGGAATTTAATATCGAGGGGTTGGAAAAGTAA
- a CDS encoding OmpA family protein, translated as MKNIFLLLLILILVPALGSAQGGVLRKLKDKVKERVDQRTEEGMDKGLDKAEDKVKGKGKAKGDDTEDEPKTEPVAKTSTAKADTAPASQGLKSYSRYDFVPGDQIVYAEDFEQDVIGEFPLKWFTNNRGETVTIEGQSNKWMRMYHGSRFVSPALKKLPDNFTLEFDAIIHFNLKEEEKGYVNPTLNFHLLDLRPTDANGRSYMQNQDALADAQFKVYPGEVGESQLEFQSEEKGAIYLNGSQKAVPKLDSYNGKVFHVAIWVQKERIRCWINSEKIYDLPKGIPASAKFNRLSFDINTSVINEEKIGMYVTNIKVAQGAPDMRSKLITEGKLVTSGILFDVNSDKIKPESYGVIKEIASVLTENSTVKVKVVGHTDSDGDAAKNLDLSKRRAASVKAMLASEFKIDASRMETDGLGETKPVADNATKEGKLQNRRVEFIKQ; from the coding sequence ATGAAAAATATCTTCTTACTACTACTGATTTTAATTCTTGTACCGGCTCTAGGCTCTGCACAGGGTGGCGTGTTGAGAAAATTAAAGGATAAAGTGAAAGAGCGTGTAGATCAACGCACAGAAGAAGGCATGGATAAAGGGCTTGATAAGGCTGAAGATAAGGTCAAAGGCAAGGGTAAAGCGAAGGGTGATGATACTGAAGACGAACCGAAAACAGAACCTGTAGCTAAAACCAGTACCGCTAAAGCTGATACGGCTCCAGCAAGCCAAGGGCTGAAAAGCTATTCCCGTTACGACTTTGTTCCTGGTGATCAGATCGTATACGCTGAAGATTTTGAACAAGATGTTATAGGAGAGTTCCCGCTGAAATGGTTTACGAACAACCGCGGCGAAACCGTTACCATAGAAGGCCAATCCAATAAATGGATGCGTATGTATCACGGTAGTCGCTTTGTGTCTCCGGCATTGAAAAAACTACCCGACAACTTTACCTTGGAGTTTGATGCTATCATTCACTTCAATCTCAAAGAAGAGGAAAAAGGGTATGTGAACCCTACGTTGAACTTTCACTTATTGGACCTGCGGCCCACTGATGCAAATGGGCGATCTTATATGCAAAACCAGGATGCATTAGCAGATGCACAGTTTAAGGTCTATCCGGGTGAAGTGGGTGAATCGCAACTGGAGTTTCAAAGTGAAGAGAAAGGCGCTATTTATCTTAATGGTTCGCAAAAGGCTGTTCCCAAGCTGGATAGCTATAATGGTAAGGTTTTCCATGTTGCCATATGGGTGCAGAAAGAGCGCATTCGCTGCTGGATCAATAGTGAAAAGATTTATGACCTGCCTAAAGGCATACCGGCTAGTGCCAAGTTTAACCGCCTTTCTTTTGATATCAACACTTCTGTCATCAATGAAGAAAAGATTGGTATGTATGTGACCAATATTAAGGTGGCACAGGGCGCTCCGGATATGCGCAGTAAGTTGATCACTGAAGGAAAGTTAGTTACCAGCGGAATTCTGTTTGATGTGAACTCTGATAAGATCAAGCCGGAGAGCTATGGTGTAATTAAAGAGATCGCCTCCGTTTTAACTGAAAATTCTACTGTGAAAGTGAAAGTGGTGGGCCATACTGATAGTGATGGTGATGCCGCTAAGAATCTGGATCTTTCCAAGCGTCGCGCGGCTTCTGTAAAAGCCATGCTGGCAAGTGAGTTCAAGATCGACGCCTCTCGTATGGAAACCGATGGCCTTGGCGAAACCAAGCCGGTAGCAGATAATGCCACCAAAGAAGGCAAGCTTCAAAACCGACGTGTAGAATTCATCAAGCAATAA
- a CDS encoding response regulator, which produces MQKIRIGIVDDHQVVINGLTTMLSNFDTLEVVYTSTQSTDVLKQLEEIEIDVLLLDIQMPQLDGIELTKLITKNFPAIKTMVFSSFENSHYVKQAIRNGAAGYLLKNADHQTISEAIAQVMKGETYIDRVVEKMMVKESITGHKQSSFEAVLTSREGEILKLIAEEYTNQQIADKLFVSLRTVEAHRFNLTQKLGIKNIAGLTKEAQRRGLLE; this is translated from the coding sequence ATGCAAAAGATACGGATAGGGATTGTGGACGACCATCAGGTTGTGATTAATGGATTGACCACTATGCTTTCCAACTTTGATACGTTAGAAGTTGTTTATACTTCAACACAAAGTACGGATGTATTAAAACAACTCGAAGAGATAGAAATAGATGTATTGTTGCTGGATATACAGATGCCTCAGCTGGATGGAATAGAGCTGACCAAATTGATCACTAAGAATTTCCCTGCTATTAAAACCATGGTGTTTAGCAGCTTTGAGAATTCGCATTATGTAAAGCAAGCTATACGAAATGGAGCTGCAGGTTATTTGCTTAAAAATGCAGATCACCAAACCATTTCAGAAGCTATTGCTCAAGTAATGAAGGGTGAAACCTATATAGATAGAGTGGTAGAGAAAATGATGGTTAAGGAAAGTATTACAGGGCACAAGCAGTCTTCCTTTGAAGCGGTGTTAACCAGTCGCGAGGGTGAGATATTAAAACTGATTGCAGAGGAGTACACGAATCAGCAGATTGCAGATAAGCTATTTGTAAGCTTACGCACTGTAGAAGCGCATCGTTTTAATCTTACGCAAAAGCTGGGAATTAAAAACATTGCAGGCTTAACGAAGGAAGCCCAACGCAGAGGGCTTTTAGAATAG
- a CDS encoding Bax inhibitor-1/YccA family membrane protein, with protein sequence MGLFKSGNPVISEKAFNKSFALQGETMTVRGAINKFGVMFLMLLGAASFTWSLFYKGVDVMPWMMGSMIGGFVLALVIIFKKEWAPYLALGYALCEGLFLGAISAFFDFAFRESYPGIIMQAVLLTLGTAGAMYALYAFRIIQATNTFKKIVITATMGIAIFYLIATVLRLFGIEMPYLHDNGMIGIGISVFIVAIAALNLILDFDMIEKGAAHGAPKYYEWYGAFGLMVTIVWLYLEILRLLSKLASRD encoded by the coding sequence ATGGGATTATTTAAGTCCGGTAATCCGGTTATTTCGGAAAAAGCATTTAATAAAAGTTTTGCTTTGCAAGGCGAAACAATGACGGTACGTGGTGCCATCAATAAGTTTGGTGTAATGTTTCTTATGCTCTTAGGTGCGGCCTCTTTTACCTGGAGCTTGTTCTATAAAGGGGTAGATGTAATGCCTTGGATGATGGGCTCTATGATTGGTGGCTTTGTTTTAGCGCTGGTTATCATCTTTAAGAAAGAATGGGCGCCTTACCTGGCCTTAGGCTATGCGCTTTGTGAAGGCCTGTTTTTGGGAGCTATATCAGCTTTCTTTGATTTTGCTTTTCGTGAAAGCTATCCGGGTATCATCATGCAGGCTGTACTGTTGACATTGGGTACCGCAGGTGCTATGTACGCTTTATATGCTTTTCGCATTATACAAGCTACCAATACGTTTAAGAAGATTGTTATTACAGCTACTATGGGTATTGCCATCTTCTACCTTATTGCTACTGTATTGCGTTTATTTGGTATAGAAATGCCCTACCTGCATGACAATGGTATGATTGGTATAGGCATTAGTGTATTTATTGTAGCTATTGCAGCCTTGAACCTTATTTTGGATTTTGATATGATAGAAAAGGGTGCTGCACATGGTGCCCCTAAGTATTACGAGTGGTATGGTGCCTTTGGCTTGATGGTGACTATCGTATGGCTATACCTGGAAATTTTACGACTATTATCTAAACTGGCCTCCAGAGACTAA
- a CDS encoding sensor histidine kinase: MFVTNGQAQTNNSKSQLPSSVDSLRVNAIIQDAAEAWAKGQNKEHALTLYTKAYELSLQLNYYIGCINALNRRANLKRSISLDLSAIVDYKTALAYGKKINRIDLISEDYLALMHTYFDLNHIDSALQVHVQLMKLLEHGGSRKVLFHSNYTLASYLDKQDTALGVKYRFEALEIAREENDPMLLVEILTVISKSFYGLKPSKEDNQYANEALWIANNSGDEYLLGLAFNTKATLSYYSNQIDSTLFYCKKAISVSKGLKSINNRILALQQTADAFEAMKDFKSQLYYLRQAYVFARKYNNFKFQIAICEKLAQTYKILNQPNKAFEYMAKFAALKDSFFTEQNIRASEEFGIKYKVAESEKLAVENKLKISEKENQLQKSKKYTWYSIGVALIAILVAIIFFLNYWHKNQLHKQQLQGLEQEKELQLLHALMQGEEKERSRIAKDLHDGVAGMLAAAKMQLSSLSIKNREIAERKEFQQALKLLDDSTHEVRMTSHNLMPEVLLRHGVDEAIRRFCQNISNDSLLDVRYESLGEPKRYIDTFELSVYRIVQELLNNVVKHSKATEAVVQLSESKDAMFIFIEDNGIGFQQPAQKEGMGLQSLQSRIKAMNGRFEVGTSGKSGVNAYLEFNTSELDA, from the coding sequence TTGTTTGTTACCAATGGACAAGCACAAACCAATAATAGTAAATCACAGCTCCCCAGTTCAGTTGACTCATTACGTGTAAATGCAATAATTCAGGATGCAGCAGAAGCATGGGCAAAGGGGCAGAACAAGGAGCATGCATTGACGTTATACACTAAGGCTTATGAACTGAGTTTACAACTGAACTATTATATCGGTTGTATTAACGCACTTAATCGACGTGCTAATTTAAAACGTAGTATTTCACTGGATTTAAGCGCAATTGTAGATTATAAAACTGCATTGGCATATGGTAAAAAGATTAATAGGATCGATCTTATTTCCGAGGATTACTTGGCCTTGATGCATACATATTTTGACTTGAACCATATTGATAGTGCGTTGCAGGTTCATGTACAGCTAATGAAACTTTTAGAGCATGGTGGTTCACGGAAAGTCTTGTTTCATTCTAATTATACACTTGCAAGTTATTTGGATAAACAAGACACTGCACTTGGTGTAAAATACCGTTTTGAAGCATTGGAGATAGCGCGGGAAGAAAATGATCCCATGCTATTAGTTGAAATTTTAACGGTTATAAGCAAATCATTTTATGGTTTAAAACCTAGCAAGGAAGACAATCAATATGCAAATGAGGCGTTATGGATTGCTAATAACTCAGGTGATGAGTATCTTCTTGGCTTGGCCTTTAATACCAAGGCAACTTTGAGTTATTATTCCAATCAGATTGATTCAACATTGTTTTATTGTAAAAAAGCGATTAGTGTTTCGAAAGGATTAAAAAGCATTAATAACCGAATTTTAGCGTTACAGCAAACTGCAGATGCCTTTGAGGCCATGAAAGACTTTAAGAGTCAGCTCTATTATCTCAGGCAAGCTTATGTGTTCGCTAGGAAATACAACAATTTTAAATTCCAGATAGCCATTTGTGAGAAATTGGCTCAAACATATAAAATTCTAAATCAACCAAATAAGGCGTTTGAGTACATGGCCAAATTTGCTGCATTAAAGGATTCGTTTTTTACTGAACAAAATATTAGAGCGAGTGAAGAATTTGGTATAAAATACAAAGTGGCTGAAAGCGAAAAACTTGCAGTTGAGAACAAATTGAAAATTAGTGAGAAAGAAAATCAGTTACAAAAAAGTAAGAAATATACATGGTATAGTATAGGCGTTGCATTAATAGCAATCCTTGTTGCAATCATATTCTTTTTGAATTATTGGCATAAAAATCAGCTGCATAAGCAGCAATTGCAAGGTTTAGAGCAGGAGAAAGAGTTGCAACTGTTGCACGCCTTGATGCAAGGAGAAGAAAAGGAACGCAGCCGCATAGCCAAGGACCTGCACGACGGCGTGGCCGGTATGCTGGCAGCAGCTAAGATGCAATTAAGTAGTTTATCCATCAAGAATCGGGAGATAGCTGAACGCAAAGAGTTTCAACAAGCCTTAAAGCTTTTAGATGATTCCACTCATGAAGTGCGTATGACCTCGCACAACCTGATGCCAGAGGTACTATTACGTCATGGCGTAGATGAAGCTATTAGACGCTTTTGCCAAAATATAAGTAATGATAGCTTGCTGGATGTACGTTATGAGTCTTTAGGTGAGCCTAAACGGTACATCGATACCTTTGAATTATCTGTTTACCGTATTGTACAGGAGTTGTTAAACAATGTTGTCAAACATTCAAAAGCAACAGAAGCAGTTGTGCAGCTAAGCGAAAGCAAGGACGCCATGTTCATATTTATTGAAGATAATGGTATTGGGTTTCAACAGCCTGCTCAGAAAGAGGGTATGGGATTGCAAAGTTTGCAATCACGTATTAAAGCCATGAATGGAAGGTTTGAAGTTGGAACCTCGGGAAAAAGTGGTGTGAATGCTTACTTGGAGTTTAACACCTCAGAATTGGATGCATAA